A window of the Hordeum vulgare subsp. vulgare chromosome 5H, MorexV3_pseudomolecules_assembly, whole genome shotgun sequence genome harbors these coding sequences:
- the LOC123452045 gene encoding uncharacterized protein LOC123452045: MEEMTIERLKRLMIGLVVGLVIGGLILFADATRPQKPDDIRLNERGECVYPMSMSFALGLVEMGFIMSVVSHFTFALRDGVSGPNFRLGILLIFISWCLALRACQYLLMDMAAIRPGNRGKAPECYTYLEADHHHFMEKTCDLGILAIIFGGCSSKLLSPPPPPPPPPPPPPPPPVAS; this comes from the exons ATGGAGGAAATGACGATAGAAAGGTTAAAAAGGTTGATGATTGGGTTGGTGGTAGGATTAGTCATAGGGGGCTTGATTCTCTTCGCCGATGCCACAAGGCCCCAA AAGCCAGATGATATCAGGCTAAACGAGCGGGGTGAGTGCGTGTACCCCATGAGTATGTCTTTCGCGCTGGGCTTGGTCGAAATGGGTTTCATTATGTCCGTCGTCTCGCATTTCACCTTCGCACTCCGTGACGGCGTCTCCGGACCCAACTTCAGGCTCGGCATCCTCCTCATCTTCATCTCATG GTGCTTGGCGTTGAGAGCGTGCCAGTACCTTCTCATGGACATGGCGGCGATCCGGCCCGGGAACCGCGGTAAAGCCCCCGAGTGTTACACCTATCTTGAGGCGGATCATCATCACTTTATGGAGAAGACATGCGACCTCGGCATCTTGGCCATCATCTTTGGAGGGTGCTCTTCCAAGTTactttcccctcctcctcctcctcctcctcctcctcctcctcctcctcctcctcctgtggcATCCTAG